TAGATTTACGATTCAGGGATAAACGCCTTTTGTTCCATGAAAATACACGCTATGTCTCATAGTCATTTTTGTCCCGtaacattttttcttttgtttcaatCTGTATCAAAGCAAGTTTttttatccaattttttttttttttaactgctatATTGACTATCTGTTAAACGGGATCGAAGTTCCAGTTTCGCCTTATCCAATTGTTCACTCAATAAGTTGTAGTCTTCTTCATTTTTATCAGCTACAAGCCGTAATAGATTCTGAGAACATTGCAGGTGGATCTCATCCCACTTCTTTTGAAATATGGAATCATCTTGAAATTGCAAAATTTCTTTATAAACTCGTAAACCTCTCGGTACTCTATCACATTCCATGTAGAATTTTAATGATTTAATAGTCCAAAAAAGACGGATTTCTCTTTCAGCCAAAAAATAGATCTTAGTTTCAAGAGTCTTTGTGCTTATTATTTGCAATTCATCTTTCTGATCACAATCTGCAAGAAACTCCCCTGCATCCTCACTGCTAAAAGTCCTAAACTAACAGTTTCTGGTTCTGGCAGATCCATATTATCGTCTGTATCCATAATCAGAAACTAGTAACTGAAATTACCCTGTGCTCAgttcctggacccgttgaagtgaaCACTTGCGAAACGGCAGTCGTCCACTTTCTCCCCCGCATGCCTCGGTTATCCTGCACATCCGTCTTTTTGTCTTAGCACTTCTCGTGAATTAATAAGACTACGGGATTTATTCTagctggtgagtgccgcatttgTTCTTTTCATGTTGCAATTTCATACTTTTTTCATGCTGAGCACCGTTATCCAGCAGTAAGCTACCGTTCCGTTCATGGTTAAAAGATTCAAGGTCTGAATAAGTGGTGATTTTTTTTAACCCTAGTTGCCATTCATTTTCCTCTTAATTGtgaacttttttttaatctttgtGCTGGAACAGTGTTTCATCTGAGCATCAGCTTTttccatcagagtttcatcagtttttctcatttgCAATAAAAAACTGATGAAGGTTTCCTAGGGTACGTGCGCACGATCAGGAATTGCTGCTGGTTTCACGCTGCGTATTTATGCACTCTCAAACCGGCAGTGGCCAGCCGTGACAGAACAGTGGattggatttctagaaatcccatgtgcaCAATGCGGCATGTGCGCCTGCGGATCACCCTCGGACATTGACATGCTGCTAGTCTCCGCAACAGTAATaacatcaatagaatgtattgactTCAGTAAATCTGCACAGTTCAGTGaccacatgcagattcacctgcgttcaatagacggcagcgcttttgACGCTTCGCACATAcactgtgtccaaagtgctgctacaTTCCAGATCGTTGGCACCCGGCCTTAAGATTCAAAAACAGTGCATGGTTTTAAGCGTATAAAGGACTCATACCAAGCAAGGAGTAAAATGGTGCCAGGCAGATAGAGGACTGGTGCAAGCAAGGAGTAGAATGGTGCCAGGCAGATACTGTAGAGGACTGATACCAAGCAAGGAGTAGAATGGTGCCATGCAGATAGAGAACTTGCACTCAGCAAGGAGTATAATGGTGCCAGGAAGATAGAGGACTTGTGCAAGCAAGGAGTAGAATGGTGCCAGGCAGATAGAGGACTGGTGCAAGCAAGGAGTAGAATGGTGCCAGGCAGATAGAGGACTTGTGCAAGCAAGGAGTAGAATGGTGCCAGGCAGATACTGTAGAGGACTGATACCAAGCAAGGAGTAGAATGGTGCCAGGCAGATAGAGGACTGGTGCAAGCAAGGAGTAGAATGGTGCCAGGCAGATACTGTAGAGGACTGATACCAAGCAAGGAGTAGAATGGTGCCAGGCAGATAGAGGACTTGCACTCAGCAAGGAGTATAATGGTGCCAGGCATATAGAGGACTTGTGCAAGCAAGGAGTAGAATGGTGCCAGGCAGATAGAGGACTGGTGCAAGCAAGGAGTAGAATGGTGCCAGGCAGATAGAGGACTTGTGCAAGCAAGGAGTAGAATGGTGCCAGGCAGATAGAGGACTGGTGCAAGCAAGGAGTAGAATGGTGCCAGGCAGATACTGTAGAGGACTGATACCAAGCAAGGAGTAGAATGGTGTCAGGCAGATAGAGAACTTGCACTCAGCAAGGAGTATAATGGTGCCAGGCAGATAGAGGACTTGTGCAAGCAAGGAGTAGAATGGTGCCAGGCAGATAGAGGACTGGTGCAAGCAAGGAGTAGAATGGTGCCAGGCAGATAGAGGACTTGTGCAAGCAAGGAGTAGAATGGTGCCAGGCAGATACTGTAGAGGACTGATACCAAGCAAGGAGTAGAATGGTGCCAGGCAGATAGAGGACTGGTGCAAGCAAGGAGTAGAATGGTGCCAGGCAGATACTGTAGAGGACTGATACCAAGCAAGGAGTAGAATGGTGCCAGGCAGATAGTGTAGAGGACTGATACCAAGCAAGGAGTAGAATGGTGCCAGGCAGATACTGTAGAGGACTGATACCAAGCAAGGAGTAGAATGGTGCCAGGCAGATAGAGAACTTGCACTCAGCAAGGAGTATAATGGTGCCAGGCAGATAGAGGACTTGTACTAAGCAAGGAGTAGAATGGTTCCAGTCATGTAAAGGACTGGTACTAAGCAAGTGATAGAATGGTGCCAGGCATATAAAGGACTGGTAGTAAGCAAGGAATAGAATGGTGCCAGGCAAATAGAGGACTGGTAGTAAGCAAGGAGTAGAATGGTGCCAGGCACATAGAGGACTGGTAGTAAGCAAGGAGTAGAATGGTGCCAGGCACATAGAGGACTGGTAGTAAGCAAGGAGTAGAAGGGTGCCAGGCAGATAGAGGACTGGTAGTAAGCAAGGAGTAGAATAGTGCCAGGCAGATGGAGGACTGGTACTAAGCATGGAGTAGAATGGTGCCAGGCAGATAGGAGACTGGTACTAAGCAAGTGGTAGAATGGTGCCAGGCATATAAAGGACTGGTACTAAGCAAGGAGCAAAATGGTGCCAGGCAGATAGAGGACTGGTAGTAAGCAAGGAGTAGAATGGTGCCAGGCAGATAGAGGACTGGTACTAAGCATGGAGTAGAATGGTGCCAGGCAGATAGGAGACTGGTACTAAGCAAAGCAAGTGGTAGAATGGTGCCAGGCATATAAAGGACTGGTACTAAGCAAGGAGTAAAATGGTGTCAGGCAGATGGAGGACTGGTACTAAGCAAGGAGTAGAATTGTACTTGTCTAGTAGTAGACAGGAACGAAGCAAGTAGAACTATGGTTCCAAACAAATGATGAACTGAAACCAAAGAATTTTTTTTAATGTCCTCAATTTTATGCCACCTTGGTAAGTTTAATGTCTCCGATCACTCTTAGGCCAGTCACCGCTTTGAGCTGTGGCACACGATGTGTGAAGTCGCAGAGACGTTGTCCATCTAAGAAGACCTGCATCTGTCGGTGCTGACAGACAATCTCCATCTGTAATGAGAAAGAACAAGCTTTGTCCAGCAGCCCGAGCATAGTCAAAGGCATGTAATATATGTACGCACATCTTTTTgtggagtttttggagcagaaactgagtggaATCTCTCCAAATCCTCCTAAACATTGAGTTTCCACTCAGTTTTCCTTAAAATTCAGCAGAAATACTCAGCTTGAACACACCCTTACATTCCCTTGTAAATCCAATAGCTCAATGTATATAATTTTTCAAGCTAATCTCTATGGATTGGGCATTTACCATCAGAACAATAGTATTTTTTACTGTAAGATTAAAATCTTCCTAATCTTACAAAACAGTGTTACTGAATGTTGTGGTGGCTCATGTTCGATCTAATATTAGTATTTGGACCCTTACCTTAAAGTTTTCTCCAGCAGTGAATGGGAAATATGGAATTTTTCTCTCTTCTGCACCCCAAATTCCAGCAAATTTAGCATTCCGGATTATAGATCTGTCTTGGAAGTTTACGGTTAGTAGAAGAGCGACATCCTCCTCCAAATCATTAGGCCTGCACAGCAAACCGACTGTAAAGCTAAGCAAAAGGCTGCGTTAATCAGTGGCCCCAAAATTAATGCCCAAGCGCTTTGAAATATTTTGTTGAACAGTAGAACATTTTTATAGTCGCCAGTTTGTTGTCCAGTTTTGATTTTTATTTTGCCATGGTTCCCCCATCTCTTTTACAGAGCATATTTTAGGCTTGGCAACTATGGAAAATTCTGTTGAGCCCCAGTAGATGAAAACCTGTTTAGCATTGGATGGCGGTATAATTTAGAGAATTAATTTCactatgaggccggcgtcacactcagcgtataaaaatacggtccgtaatttacggccgtaatacacagaaaagtccccaaaatagtggtccgtatctcctccgtaggcagggtgtgtcagcgtattttgcgcatggcatccttcgtatgtaatccgtatggcatccgtactgcgagattttctcgcaggcttgcaaaaccgacatatggacatacaatggatccatgttctctaaaaatcataaaaacatatatactgtctatatatatatatatatatatcattgagacacatatatatatatatattaatatttacttcagcgcgatatagcagaaagcctgtaattcaattgccagcttttgctatctccttcctaaacccgacgtgatatgagacatggtttacatacagtaaaccatctcatatccccattttttttgcatattccacactactaatgttagtagtgtgtatgtgcaaaatttgggcgctctagctattaaatttaagggttaaatggcggaaaaaattggcgtgggctcctgcgcaattttctccgccagagtagtaaagccagtgactgagggcagatattaatagcctggagagggttcacggtttttggcccccttcctggctaaaaacatctgcccctagccaccccagaaaagaaaattattttaatgaaatgaacacagtttgtttgaatattttattgttctctcaatccacctgagtaaagccagtgactgagggcagatattaatagcctggagagggtccatggttattgcccccccccctggctaaaaacatctgcccccagccaccccaggaaaggcacatctggcagatgtgcctattctggcacttggccactctcatcccattcccgtgtagcggtgggatatggggtaatgaagggttaatgtcaccttgctattgtaaggtgacattaagccagattaataatggagaagcgtcaattctgacacctatccattattaatccaatagcatgaaatggttaataaaaacacacacacattattaaaaattattttaatgaaatgaacacagtttgtttgaatattttattgttctctcaatccacctgaagaccctcgctctgtaacaaaggaaacataataaaccaacaatatacataccttccgacgatctgtaacgttccacgatgtaaatccatctgaaggggttaaaatattttacagccaggagctctgctataatgcagctgtgctcgtggctgtaaaaccccagcgaatgaatggaaactaggtcaatgacctgtagttaccttcattcgcggtgatgcgccctctgctggttgtccttcgagcgtgggaaaaaaatcagacaagttcccagtctcgagttcatatgaggacaaccagcagagggcgcatcaccacgaatgaaggtaactacaggtcattgactgtcatgatctgtacttttatccctgtcctgtattttgtataacatgtcatgatgtgatgcgacttctctttcattgtatttactgtacattttgcaatgtcatggggtgtatgtaactaacctgtctccttcccccaatacttgcagccctgagctataatgtaattaagctttgtccacaccactagggaaagaatagccattcttcctcacagcaggtggctagtcaaatgtaaatactacctagactgcctggagcccaccagtctggtggacccaaccattgaatagaaggtgtgacccccctttatgggcggatcccaggagctcagacaatccattcttattttgagatcagatgtgagttgatccttgaaggagaaggagtggggattcttagctgaggcaagaccccatgtccatctgggactgcggaagcgaacggggcgagacttgagctgaggacatatctcgtcgtttgtgagattgttttgggatctattggactcgtgtggactattgctttgttacctggcacaaggattatcgggaggtgcccccgaacctgttccattggactaattgtggactctttagatctacctgcatgtgttatttcagcgttcttgataataaatctgttgaatcatccctcggcctgttgtcccttcttgctctgccgtacaccccgtcacaaactggtggcaagcagtgggaccagagcagaaggaatggaggacaaaggcccatcaacatcgggaaccagcaccacagagtacaagaactggagtttggggagcctacaatcaaaggcccgtgaagtaggagtccgttttaaaggactctccaaggagcagcttattgaggctttggaaggagttcgcctgcaagatgacgctgaggaaggatcctcacagcaaatggaggaaagactgcagccggaggtaaatgcccaaaggagtcagtgggttgtgtggtacgaggaggagttggcattgctgggagaagaggccaccatggacgataagagggaggccattcacagagctcaggagagggaggccattcacagagccgaggagagggaggccattcacagagccgaggagagggagagggaggccattcacagagccgaggagagggagagggaggccattcacagagccgaggacagagctcaggagatggcattgctggagaggcagatcgctttggaagcagctagaagctccagacagactctaaccccagcacccaccatgagggaactccccagagtgtcccgcaaagacttcaagccctttaatgaggctgcagacgacattgagggcttcttccaggactttgagcatcagtgtcgattaatggaagtcccggaaagggaccgagtccgacatctggtggggctcttagagggtggagctgccgcagcctatagagctatggaccctcaggggaactgtgagtatgcggagattaaacggactattctagaacattatgctgttaccccagacacttacaggactcagttccgtactttagcctgcgatgaggaagtgtctttcaagatatatgcccacagactcaaacaaatatgtcatcgctggctggaggcagaggaggccttaacctgggagaccttcctccaggttatcctaaaagagcagttttacttcaagtgccctgctgagatccgggaatgggtgcgtgagaggagaccagccactgtggaggaagctgcagctctagctgatgaggctctcaccatcaagcctcagtggagggttctgttggaggatggagagaggcctaccagctccacaacaccggtggccccctgttcttctgtccccattgttccccgttcctcaaagccaccacctcatgcttgctgatacccgtgtaaaagtgcctccagttgcttctactgcattttctggaatacgacgaggagaggaagtagcagagcgcaggtgttatggttgtgggcatcgggggcatctgcaggcctcatgcccagccagctcatggagaagtcgtcctcaaacgcctacagcaccttcaggtgtgagccggcctccaggttcccttacccctcgcccaagaggacgccttggatggagtgagacccagcacagatgctatcgatgtggacagccggggcatctgcaagcctcctgcccagctgttcaaatgaggattgatcctgtacccagtcatactattaattatgtacagccaagtgccatggaggatgaggtgtcaccactacgtgaggactggcctagttcctcacccacccatgttgcaccactaggagtttatggtgtgc
This region of Ranitomeya imitator isolate aRanImi1 chromosome 1, aRanImi1.pri, whole genome shotgun sequence genomic DNA includes:
- the LOC138657969 gene encoding galectin-related protein-like isoform X2; amino-acid sequence: MAETATCTNGEKYVGDIKGGMKPAMKITIMGTVDIRPKSFTVGLLCRPNDLEEDVALLLTVNFQDRSIIRNAKFAGIWGAEERKIPYFPFTAGENFKMEIVCQHRQMQVFLDGQRLCDFTHRVPQLKAVTGLRVIGDIKLTKVA
- the LOC138657969 gene encoding galectin-related protein-like isoform X1, producing the protein MIVQIYQVRQLLWPQASLFQSQGLQLQNSWNTSASKAGPWTGEKYVGDIKGGMKPAMKITIMGTVDIRPKSFTVGLLCRPNDLEEDVALLLTVNFQDRSIIRNAKFAGIWGAEERKIPYFPFTAGENFKMEIVCQHRQMQVFLDGQRLCDFTHRVPQLKAVTGLRVIGDIKLTKVA